A genome region from Oenanthe melanoleuca isolate GR-GAL-2019-014 chromosome 14, OMel1.0, whole genome shotgun sequence includes the following:
- the LAMTOR4 gene encoding ragulator complex protein LAMTOR4 translates to MTSALTQGLERVPAQAGYLVISDGAVLASSGDLENDEHTATVLQGLVATALGLRLPRGHEPPFRRLSVVFGEHSLLVTVSGQKLFVVKRHHHVQEPVAV, encoded by the exons ATG ACGTCGGCGCTGACGCAGGGCCTGGAGCGGGTCCCGGCTCAGGCCGGGTACCTCGTCATCAGCGACGGCGCCGTGCTGGCC TCCTCGGGGGACCTGGAGAACGACGAGCACACGGCCACggtgctgcaggggctggtggccaCGGCCCTGGGGCTGCGCCTGCCCCGCGGCCACGAGCCGCCCTTCCGCCGCCTCTCGG tgGTGTTCGGCGAGCACTCCCTCCTCGTCACCGTCTCGGGACAGAAACTCTTCGTGGTCAAGCGCCACCACCACGTCCAGGAGCCGGTGGCCGTGTGA